Proteins co-encoded in one Streptomyces roseochromogenus subsp. oscitans DS 12.976 genomic window:
- a CDS encoding N-acetylmuramoyl-L-alanine amidase, with product MSYVGPEFEPAQPRRPRRGPLTVALAALVPGALLGWMVYEAVGGGTGGGSDRAAATASPSGSAAVSSSPSPTDDGKGASGAAAGSGSLKGKVVVIDPGHNPGNFQHAAEINRKVDIGTNDKECDTTGTSTNDGYTEARFTLDVAHRLSALLQKQGATVKLTHDGDRPAWGPCVDERARIGNDAHADAAISIHADGSAAGNRGFHVILPGSVHAGAADTRKIVGPSHDLGTRVAGAFLRDTGEPPSNYLGEGTGLVTRTDLGGLNLSTVPKVFIECGNMRDSKDAALLTSGAWRQKAAQGLFDGISDFLNAQRN from the coding sequence GTGTCGTACGTAGGCCCGGAGTTCGAACCCGCACAGCCCCGCAGGCCCCGGCGCGGGCCGCTGACCGTGGCGCTCGCCGCGCTGGTGCCCGGCGCGCTGCTCGGCTGGATGGTGTACGAGGCGGTGGGCGGAGGTACCGGAGGCGGCTCGGATCGCGCAGCCGCCACCGCCTCGCCCTCCGGCAGCGCCGCCGTGTCCTCGTCCCCCTCCCCCACGGACGACGGCAAGGGGGCGTCCGGGGCCGCGGCCGGATCCGGGTCGCTGAAGGGGAAGGTCGTCGTCATCGACCCCGGGCACAACCCGGGCAACTTCCAGCACGCGGCCGAGATCAATCGCAAGGTCGACATCGGGACGAACGACAAGGAGTGCGACACCACCGGGACGTCCACGAACGACGGTTACACCGAGGCCCGGTTCACCCTCGACGTCGCCCACCGGCTGAGTGCGCTGCTGCAGAAGCAGGGCGCCACGGTGAAGCTGACCCATGACGGCGACCGCCCGGCCTGGGGGCCGTGCGTGGACGAGCGGGCACGGATCGGGAACGACGCGCACGCGGACGCGGCGATCTCCATCCACGCCGACGGCTCCGCAGCCGGCAACCGCGGCTTCCACGTCATCCTTCCCGGATCCGTGCACGCCGGTGCCGCCGACACCCGTAAGATCGTGGGCCCTTCGCACGACCTCGGTACGCGCGTCGCGGGCGCCTTCCTGCGCGACACCGGTGAGCCGCCGTCCAACTACCTCGGCGAAGGTACCGGTCTCGTTACACGTACGGACCTGGGTGGTCTCAATCTGTCAACAGTTCCGAAGGTGTTCATCGAGTGCGGCAACATGCGCGATAGCAAGGACGCGGCACTGCTGACCAGCGGCGCCTGGCGGCAGAAGGCGGCGCAAGGGCTTTTTGATGGGATCTCGGACTTCTTGAACGCGCAACGGAATTGA
- a CDS encoding class I SAM-dependent methyltransferase, whose translation MPAHAPKPEILDAFEAAKGFMPLDEGLALYVAAVEAGRMGLPLLEVGTYCGRSTVLLADAARAAGVSVLTVDHHRGSEEQQPGWDYHDPETVDPEIGLMDTLPVFRRTLFKAGLEEHVVAFVGRSPQIAAIWNSPLGFVFVDGGHTDEHASADYEGWAPHVAEGGLLVIHDVFPEPEDEFTGQAPYRVYLRALESGAFTEVSVTGSLRVLRRTGAGI comes from the coding sequence ATGCCCGCGCACGCCCCCAAGCCCGAGATTCTGGACGCGTTCGAGGCTGCCAAGGGGTTCATGCCCCTGGATGAGGGGCTGGCGTTGTACGTGGCCGCGGTGGAGGCAGGGCGGATGGGGTTGCCCTTGCTGGAGGTCGGGACGTACTGCGGGCGGTCCACCGTGTTGCTCGCCGATGCCGCACGGGCCGCCGGGGTCAGCGTGCTGACCGTCGACCATCACCGGGGGAGCGAGGAGCAGCAGCCCGGGTGGGACTACCACGATCCGGAGACCGTGGACCCCGAGATCGGGCTGATGGACACGCTGCCGGTCTTCCGCCGGACCCTGTTCAAGGCGGGCCTGGAGGAGCACGTGGTCGCGTTCGTGGGCCGTTCCCCGCAGATCGCGGCGATCTGGAACTCCCCGCTCGGCTTCGTCTTCGTCGACGGCGGCCATACGGACGAGCATGCGAGCGCCGACTACGAGGGCTGGGCGCCCCATGTGGCCGAGGGGGGCCTTCTCGTCATCCATGACGTCTTCCCGGAGCCCGAGGACGAGTTCACCGGGCAGGCGCCGTACCGCGTGTACCTGCGGGCCCTTGAGTCCGGGGCGTTCACGGAGGTCTCGGTGACCGGCTCGCTGCGTGTCCTGCGGCGAACGGGCGCAGGGATCTGA